The DNA region TCAACAGATTTTAACACACAAGCAACCAGAATTTCAATTCTGCATTCAGATTTCCTGATTCCAGAACAACTTACCTGTATGCGGGAACGCAACCTCTAGATGCCGGTGGTCGTCCGTGGCAGGGAACAAATCCGGTCAAGGACGAAGAAGCGGCAGATCTGACAACAGGTAGCGGAGCCAAGGACGGCGCCTCCGTGAAGGGGGAGCAGATGCTCGCGACGCCCTGAAATCAATAACTATTTcaacaaaaaatcaaaaacatcatacttaaaaattaaaaaacggcAACAACAGCATAACAAATCCATTTTAATCAACaatttcaacaacacaaaatcaatgatttaattaatttcataTTCAGAAATCACAAATCAGAATATCAGACATTcaaaacactaaaccttcacctAGCAATTACAAACAAAGCCAGCAAAACCAGCACAACCAGCAACTACACATCAAAGCCATTagcaaatttgaacaaaaaaattaggagccatcagcaaaaccaacaattagaaaacaaagccagcaattacaaaacactaaaccttcacccagcAACTACAAATCAAAGCAAAACCAGCAACTACAACACAATGAAAAAcagatatgaaattaaaaatagcCCCACAACACAATGAACAATAACAAGTTAGGAGCCATCAGCAATTAAAAACAGGAGCCACAACACAATGATTAACCATATTCTTAACCTAAAGCAGGAGCCATCAGCAATTAAAAACAGGAGCCAAGACCCAAAAAGAGTAAGTTTTCAGCATTAACAAAACAGCAAAACAGAATAAGTTTTCAGCATTAAAAACAGATATGAAATTAACAAGACCATATCTAAATTCTGCCTACAGCATTCAACAATATTGCAGAACATTACAAGTTTCCAgcattaacaaaacaacaaaacactaaaACAGAGTAACAGTTACATAATAGAGTAAGTTTCCAACATATTAGGTGTTCTGGACCAAAACAGAGTAACAGTTACAATTGTCCAGCATATTAGGTGTTCTAGACCAAAACAGAGTAACAGGTAGAATTACAAAACAGCAAAACACTAAAACAGCAATATTAGCCTATTAGGTGTTCTGGATACAAATCACATAACAGAGACAGTTTCCAGCATTAGCAACCAATCCAAACATACATACAAGGAAGAACATAGATACAAGGAATTGAAGAACAAAGAACGAATTTCCACAGCAATCAGAACCATACATACAAGGAAGACCGAAGAACAAAGAACGAAGAACGAAGACTGAAGTCCGAAAAACGAAGACTGAAgaccaaagaagaagaagaaccaaacTTCAAACCAAGACCCAAGAAGAATTGAAACAATATGGatcaaaaattgaagaagaagctcaaagAAGATGAAGACGAGGAGCACTCACCTGGTTCGAGAAGCCAGCGAAGACGAAGAGACCTGCTGACTTACTGGGTTCCTGAGGACTTGGGACGGCGGCGGCGCTGACGACCTCTGAACGGCGGCGACGATGGAGGGCTACGGTTCAGGGTTCCTAGGGCTAGGGTTCGGCGATGATGGAGTCCTTGGAGTGAGCTGTGAGGTGATTAGGTGAATGAATCTGAGTGAAGGGGGAAAGGGGGGGTGGAGAACGAGTGTTATCGGCCGGTTCGTCGGTTTTAGGACGGTTTTTTCCCAAGCGGTTATAGGGGGAGGACCGGACTGCTTGCGTCGCCGGtttccggttgaaccggttcgacCGACCGGTCCGGTCCAGTTCTCAGAACCTTGTTGAAAATTCTAACCGAACCGAATCGAACCGGTTtggaaaaaccctaaaaatgccTAACCCCAGACCCCACCCCCCAAACGAACGAAGCTGCTGCCTGTTGCGCGAGTGTGAGAGCGACCCCCTCACCCCAGCCGTCCCTGACCCTAACCCCCCAAATTCCCGAATCCCTAACCTGCGGCTACGCTCTCTAGTCTCTACTACTCAGTCGCTCTCGCTCTCTCTTCTCCAAATCCCCAATCCCTAACCTGCGTGCCCAAATCTCCCCAATCTCTCACTACTCAGTCGCCACCCACTGACCCAGAAGAGCGAGCACAGCACGACGCCGTCGCCCACGCACGGCACCACGCCGTCGCCGTTGAGACGCCACCACCCAGCGCCAGCAGTGTTTCTGGGTTCTCCCACTCAGCGCCACTATCATCAGTTCAACCCACTCCCAGCACCTCCGAGTCTCCCAGTAAGCCTTCCTCCCAAGTCAACATGGACCCGAGCCACCGATTCAGGTAATTTGTTGTTTATTACTGTTTACTGGTTGTTTATTGGTGGTTGTTTACTGTCAATATGGAGCCCGAGTCAATATGAACCATTTGCTGTTTACTGGTGGTTGCTGTTTATGGTTActatttattgttgtttaatttgaACCATTCCAATTCAATATGGTTGCTGTTTAATTTGCTGGTTATTGAATTATTGTTCAGTGTATTGAGATCAGTGTATTGTTCAGTTTATTGTTGATAATTGGTATTACTGGATTGCTAGTTATAGATTTATTTTTCAGTTTATTGCTTGATGCTGGTTATTGATTTATTGTTGAATGTTGATAACTTGGTAATTGGTATTGCTGGATTGCTGTTGCCTGCTGGTTGATAACTTGTTGTGTTTCTGGCCTTgatatattgtatttatttatgtaGTTTGACGTCAATTCAAATGAGAATATGGGTGAATCCGGATTGCCGCCAGTTCCTCTTCCGAATGAATCAACAAGCATCAGATCTCCGACTGCATTGCCTCATGCCCCAACTCCTCATCGAAACACAAGGAAGCTTGCTAGTAGAGGTCGAGGAAAAAGGCAGGCTATTGAATAAGCTCCTGTTGATGTCTCCGCTGAAACTGAGACCGACGAAGGTAAGAGAAAACCTTGGACATGGGATCACTTCACTAAAGATGAAACTAGTAATCCACAGTATCCTAGACTTTGTTAAATTTCATTAGATCAAgactttgttagctattgtgtatttcGGTTTGTCGATTTCAATGTTACGACTTCGCATAATAGTACGGTAGAATTtttttgatttgattgaaaaaaccaaacaaatcgaatcaaatcaaaccgattttaattggttttgtTTGGTTCGGATGACCTTGACAAAAAAACCGAACCGCACTTTAATTAGACGATCGGATCAGATGGCTTTTCCCttaaaaatcgaaccaaaccgcaTCGCGAACACTCCTAATTGCTGttaaatttttttgtctttttctccttctctctctagtGAAGAAGCAATAAAAGGTAAAaaagaagagttttaaattgtgcGAAACAGAAATAAACTGAACACAtcattatggtgaaacaattgtataacactgagtgaacaaaacataatacattatataaaatcaaattcaaacagcttctgcataatgaaccaaaccacgtactcatggtgaaataattgtatagtattgcgtaaacaaaacataatgcattatataaaatcaaattcaaacagctttctgcataatgaaccgaacacagtactcatgatgaaataattatatagtactgagtgaacgaaacataatccattatataaattcaaattcaaacaatttTTTGCATAATAAACCGAAAACGTCATTATGGTGAAATAATtctatagtactgagtgaacaaaacataatccattatataaaatcaaattcatacAGCTTTCTGCATGATGAACCGAAACACATACTCACGGGTAAACAATTGTGTAGTACtcagtgaacgaaacataatccattatacaaaatcaaatttgaaacacTTCTGTCTATAATTtagatattatcaattcaattcaaattcaaaacatctccgtcaattcaattcaattcaaataaaattagctaTTGTATTCCATTGAATTCgatttaaaattgaataattaaaccttatcaACTTGATTCGTTTTGGAAAaataatccaaatcgctctcattcaattaatttgaagttgattcatttattgtttcaattcaaaagtccagatcgaagaagaaaacaaaaacaaagaagaacGACAAAACTTATTACATTGAAGTCAATCCAGATCCATAACGAAAAACGCGAGTagagaagaacaagaaagaaaacgTGAGCAGAAGAGAACGACGAAAGCCTATAACgcgagcagagaagaagaagaagagaagatgcAAGTAGAGAAGAAGGTTTACGTTGAGCAAAAGTCATAGAAGGTTTACATTATATGTGGCGCGTGAATCACAAACGATTTGGAGATTAAAGAGGCGCATATAGCAAAAATACTTGGATAACATCCACGTATTTTTTACATGGATGTGGAGcattattgattattttaatcAGCTGGGTctcatattttttaaacaatGAAATTTTGGtggttaaaattattttttaatagtagcataaaaaatattattttagaaatattaatatttttttaattacttgtaattagattttacaaattttattaggatttatatattttttttttgcaacttTGAGGACAAGGTTATTTTGAAGGGTAggataatgatagaattagtatTAGATTAGcccaattaaaaaattataccataaataaaaatattatgtaataatGTAAGATAGGGTTATGAAAGGTAGAGGCCTTACTCTATTCCTTCAAAATAGTGGCCTCGGTAATAGCTCCGGTCGTGAAGCACTCCCTCCAACCTAAGGGAAAGGGGGAGCCGTTGCCCCCTATGCTTTTTAGGTATTTCGGGAGCGGCTCTCTTACCTGAATGAAGGAGCTACAATCGGCACTTTTTCACACCCGTGAGTAAGTGTGCCTTATTTTCAAGAGTTATGTAGTCAAGTCAAGAAAAGGGTTTAATCTCTATTGCTCCAGAACCTCATCCTAAATTCTTTTGATGTAATTagaaattctatttttttctttttcgcccTAATTTTAGAGATTTCTATACTATTCTCTTTGACTATCTCTAATTCTCTCTATTCTTGATACAAATTCGTATCAGTTAcatataataataacataatgatttagtattatacttaaattaatttaaattttattattctatatatgaaaaaaataaataatttataaaatttatattttatttttatttattatttattaaatttttattttttatcttaaattcataatttaaaaacataaaaattaattttatatttttatattctaaaacttaatttaaattaattttgtattaaaatatcCTTTTCTTTATGTTAGACAAAAACTATccataaatatattaaagatttaaattttatatttttatataaatttttataataaaaattaaaaagcaatAACATGTTATTTTGaaactaattattaaattaatatggacttaaatgacaaataaatctTATTCTCCAATCTCTAGTCTCTACTTTTGAAAATaagtatctattttattttttgtgatttgtcaaaaattaatatatctattttaaaaaataaaaacaaaagaggcATTAAAATCGAGAGAGTATAATTTAAAGAATATTCACATTAAATGGGAATGCTGCAAATCCACCTCCCACATGGAAGTAAACGATTATGATATGtgaacattaaaattaattattaaagataatataaaatttatattaaaatataaatattattaaaaataaattaaattatgtatttatatataaatgtattgataattaattttagtatataaataatattttttatgattatcgATGGCTaaaagaagggggttgaatcttattCCTTTTTTTGAATGTTACTTTTTGCTTTTAGAATTGCTCTAGGAGATATTTCTGGTTTTTGTCTCATAACTggtcaagagacattttctttttgtctcgtaaccgattaggatatttttcaattttgtctcccaCAAACAGAAACAGTaaaggagtagaagaaaaagagaaaatcacACCCAGAAGTATCTAGTTCAGCTGCtcagtgcaatgcagcctacatccagtcttcaTCACAACTGTGacgaaatttcactataatcaaactgattacagacaccaattctttcctaggaactacccattcctatccgggacaagtctagAATCTATCCCAAAAACTGAATTTGACTTGGTCatcaccaagctttcaactgctaagtgctaacccaacttgtaaggggaTCCCATCAGGATTATGATaacaaaacagaaatacatacAAAGAATTTCTGAGATAATAATGACTTTTTCTTtaactctctttctttttccactcattggctttttcttacaaaaccTCACATTTTGCACTTTACCAATGAAACACAGACAGACTTACTGAGAAAAAAGAAATATTCAATGAaaaccatgaagaagaagaataaatagCTCCAAGAGCTATAGGAACCCAAACGTGTGCTCTCACTCCTTGTCTCAAGTATTGGCCGTTcatccttattatagaaggggaagcaaagagaagagagaaaactgaATGCTAAAACCAACATGTAATTACCTCTATGTCATCCCTTCTCACCAAACTTCATCAATCagggccttccatcttgacttgctctCCAAGAAGGATTTTTGGCCCTTGATGAGTCCTTGATGATGACAACTCCTCCTACTCTTATCTTCTACCTCATCCTCtatgtagctacagtagctacctcctgtggtggttgatcaaAAGTAGAAACGAGCTATGCTTCCAAAGGATCTTCTTTCTCTGACCGAGTTAGATCTTCTTTCATTTTCAGGTATAGAGAGTTTGAGACTTCTTCACCACTTTTTACCATAAGTGGCAAAGATCTCAACCACACCCTACTGTAGATCTTATTTTTCTTAACGCCATCATCACAATGGCTTCTTGCTTGCAACtagcttctttttctttcttctgatAACTtgttatttcttccattttttttgtGAGGTCATAACCGAacagagaaaaaagagaagagagaaaatgcagaaaaattttcaaaagaattaaaaaaggaaattaaaaatgaattgagTTTACTTTTTCTAAAATCTCCATACCTTGTAACGTGTGAAACAATTAATGTcattaaatcaattttcaaattttctctttcaatcaaaacattaaacacaattaaataaatttaaaatccatTTCTTTATGGGAGGTAGGTGTCTATGGAAGCATGCAACctttgctttctctctttttcaattttgGACCAACCATTTTGTTGGTCTTGTAATCAAGGATTAATTGGTCTTTGCATAATACTTTTTGACCCAAATAAAATAATTCAGCCACAATGTCTTAGAACATTTTGTATCAAAAGTTGAATTTCTTCAACATATTGGGCTTGTTGAATTTTCAACCTAAACacaaaatctgcacaacaaaattattaatcaacaaatgtaaattaagatttaatttaataattttgtaatttattactTTTAATAACGTTTGTTCATCGTCAACATAATTTTAgagttttcaaactcatcaatttttaaaaaataaatatgcatTATATAGATAAGAATGTTACATTTCTAAaaataacaaaacttccataaaTAAATTAGATTAATATGTACTAAACACAAGAGTGTAACACTACCTTTTCTACATTTTTAACATTACTAAATGTTAGAATTATTagaattaattagtatttattagaattatttaacatatctgaatatttattatagaatattaattacatatttattattattttaatttttttcacacgtataaatacttttatatatCGTATCATTCCATATAATTTGAATACACACAGATTCTTTCTCTATTATTCTTCTTTACCCTTTCTAACACAAAATCATAAAGATAAACTTCGAAACAAACCATACGCATATAATTTAACAAgagttaaaattattatattacgaaaaatactaaaaaatcaataaaatttattatttttagtcaataattaatcaataatatctaaaattataaaataaaaatattttattgaattactaaacttaaaaaaattaaactaatagctaaaaaattaaccaaaaataataaattctacttgctcttaaattatttttcttaaaataatgaaaaaatgaatttaaGGCATCAATATTTCAATCTTCAAACTAAATTTGATATTGACGAAATACCATACATatctttcaatttttaaattagattAGACATGTTTAAAGATTAGGTTCAGTATATAGTAAGTGAGAAATATTAGTTCAAACCAGATAACTTCAATATTAGTTTAGCTTTAAAAAAAAGTTGCCTGTTGAAGCTGGTCTATAAGTCTATTACCTTTAAATTTCGATAGGGATGTGTtgtttatttgataataaatccCTGTTTCtctaacaacaacaaaaacaacaacaacagtaataataataataataatagaacaaAAGTTAGTTTCAGATAGATCATCTCTGATTACACACAAAAGGAGAGTCTAATCACAACCTATAATACTTGTAATGTGTTCTTTCAAAATAGTATTGAAATTTTCCATTTCACTTCTTTCAAGGGTGAGTCCAATTTCAACTCCACCGTTATCATCCTTAGAATCACACAGAGAGAATATCCTTGAATGCAATACATGAATTACGTCACTTTTCTTCGGCTTCCCCCACCCAAAATCAGTTTCATAAACACCATGCTTTGTTGACCCTATAGCTATTACCCTACATTCTTTCGATGTCCCTAACTCATTAAAATGTGTCATCAAATCTTCAATCTCTTTCAAACCATCGCACTTAAACTCTCTAATTTTGCTTTCAATAGCAATAGCTGCTTCAACAATCCCATTTTCCACCACTAGCTTGCCCTTCTCGAGTTCCACGACAGGCCGAGAAAGGCAGTTTCCAAAGTATGTCGATGGAATAGACAATTCTCCACAGTTTCGACAATCTGCTGGGAATGTAAACTTGCATATTTCATAGGCATCAGCATTAGTGTAATAATGTTTTACCATGCATACCCAAAGCAAAGAACAAGTCACCACATAGGTCGATATGATCAACGACTCTGTACTTAATCCCTTTTTTTGCATTCAAGGTATATCCATTTCTTGATTTTCTCCACCTGCTCACGGCTCAGGGTAAACGTAAAGCGAACCTTGTTACTGGGAATATCAACAAGTATGCCAAAAGACTTCACGATCTTCGTAAAAGAACTTGAAAGTTCCTCCAAGAAAACGAGCTTTAGCCCTCTCCAGTCTTCGATGGCGTCTCTGTTGTGTAGTGGCAGTTGAAGAGATTCTTTAACGGATTCCATGTCTTCACCTCTTGTCCTACAAACGGAAGCCCAGAACTTGATGAAATGATGAAAGGCTCTTCCGTCCGCAACAACGTGATTAAAGCCGACGCACATGCTGAAGCCATAGTTGGGTAGGACAGTGATCTGAAACCATGGTCCATTGGAATTTTAGATTTATGTTATATGCATAtctgaagaaaaaatattaattacatGCGCAAAAACTATTAGACATTATTTTAGTAAaccatattaaattatttaatattcttgATTATCAACTTTATATAATAACAACAACACGGTGAATCTTTATTTGATAGAATAATCAAATGTGTTTATAAAAACATAatataattctttaaaaataaatattttatttataaatatagacATTTTAAGTGTTATTTAcaaatatgtatattaaaatattattatagttactaataatagttaaaagttaAGTTAGTAATGACTAATAGTTAGAAGATGAATATTTATGAAGTTAATTGATAATATTCTTATAAATAGAGTGACTCTTATATATTATGAACAACAATTTTAACATAACAACTTCAGATATAATATCTTCTTATTATAGTATCAGAGTTAATGTATCATCTTTAAAAAGAATAAGTCATTAATTTTTTGGGTAAAAAATCACCATGTTTCTTTTTCACCCAAATATTTTTCATCCAtaattttttctttgttcttgTTACTAATTCAATACTTTCTCACCTCActaaataattcattattttcatCTTGTCCTTTCGAGTCCAATTGACCTAAAATTATGGCCATGGAGAACTGAAGCGCCTCTCAAAATTTGTTGTCACTgtcacttttcttcttttctcttctcttcttcttcgtcccttttctccttcttcctctgtCAAGAATCACCTTCACATTTTCTCCCTTTCTTTATCTATCTGTTCAGCCCATTGTTGGTCACTCTGATCTGTATCGTCGCGGCATCCTCGAcatcccctttcttctttcttctttttcttcctactCCTCCCTGGTTATCTCACCCCTGTCTCACTTTCAAACACAGATAACAGAACCAGAGTAAAAGCATCTCGCGCCACGCGTCTCTTCCTTTGCGTTACGGTTCTTTACGCCTCTTCCTCAACCATTTCATCGAAACTTATTTAAGTTGGAGATTATTAATGTCTTCTATCCAC from Arachis hypogaea cultivar Tifrunner chromosome 10, arahy.Tifrunner.gnm2.J5K5, whole genome shotgun sequence includes:
- the LOC140175762 gene encoding malonyl-coenzyme:anthocyanin 5-O-glucoside-6'''-O-malonyltransferase-like; amino-acid sequence: MVKHYYTNADAYEICKFTFPADCRNCGELSIPSTYFGNCLSRPVVELEKGKLVVENGIVEAAIAIESKIREFKCDGLKEIEDLMTHFNELGTSKECRVIAIGSTKHGVYETDFGWGKPKKSDVIHVLHSRIFSLCDSKDDNGGVEIGLTLERSEMENFNTILKEHITSIIGCD